The genomic segment CCATGGCAACAAGGTTAGCTGTTGCTACAGTCTCCTTGTGGTTGTAATTGACCGTCTTCTACGCAAATCACGCGATCGGCGACATCTAAAATGCGAGGATCGTGGGTAACGATTAAAACGGTAGCCCCTTCTTCTTTCGCCAAACGACTGAGCAAATCTATAATAGCATGACCGCTGACCGAGTCCAAGGCAGCGGTGGGTTCGTCTGCCATAATAATGGGAGGATAGCCAGCTAAAGCACGCGCGATCGCAACTCGTTGTTTTTGACCGCCGGATAAGTCTTTGGGTTGTTGGTCGGCTTTATCCGCCAAACCCACTTGTTCCAACAAATGCATGGCTTGGCGGCGTGCTTCCTGTTTTTTGATACCTTTGAGGTTTAAAGCGAGTTGCACGTTTTCCCTAGCTGTTAGAGCTGAAAATAAGTTAAATCCTTGAAAAATAAAACCAATTTTTTCCAAACGGAAGCGAGATAGTTCTTTTCCCGACAGTTGCGTAATTTCTGTTCCCAACAAGGAAACGCTGCCACGGGTGGGGGTAAGCAATCCGGCTAAAATAGAGAGCAAGGTGGTTTTGCCAGAACCGGAAGGTCCCATCAACAGGTGAATCTCCCCTTTGGTAATTTGGAGGTTAATATCTTTAAGTACGCGCG from the Geitlerinema sp. PCC 9228 genome contains:
- a CDS encoding ABC transporter ATP-binding protein, with translation MIPNTKTNKTDIQQQTSTIPTAIESKGIEMVFYAGNQSTRVLKDINLQITKGEIHLLMGPSGSGKTTLLSILAGLLTPTRGSVSLLGTEITQLSGKELSRFRLEKIGFIFQGFNLFSALTARENVQLALNLKGIKKQEARRQAMHLLEQVGLADKADQQPKDLSGGQKQRVAIARALAGYPPIIMADEPTAALDSVSGHAIIDLLSRLAKEEGATVLIVTHDPRILDVADRVICVEDGQLQPQGDCSNS